Proteins from a genomic interval of Candidatus Tumulicola sp.:
- a CDS encoding metal-dependent transcriptional regulator, whose protein sequence is MLTPGARPDRSPERARQDYVKAIYQLGNDSPVAGADLARYLTVSRAAVTKSRRLLEKEGLVKRAASRVERIELTERGRRLALSLMRRHRLIETFLHRTLHVPLDDLHPQAEAIEHVISDDVAERLARFLRNPRVDPHGHPIVTAGQGAGRSRSQSLADVKPGTRIRVDSIPDRDASVVRQLSAQGVLPGHKATVTGREKGSIRILSARGASLIAPSVAASIMIAIEKPRKSTR, encoded by the coding sequence CCGGATAGATCCCCGGAACGAGCACGCCAAGACTATGTCAAGGCGATCTATCAGCTCGGCAACGACTCGCCGGTGGCCGGTGCGGATCTCGCGCGCTACCTGACCGTCTCACGCGCCGCGGTCACGAAGTCGCGGCGCCTGTTAGAAAAAGAAGGGCTCGTGAAGCGCGCCGCGTCGCGCGTCGAGCGCATCGAGCTCACCGAGCGTGGCCGGCGCTTGGCGCTTAGTTTGATGCGGCGGCATCGCCTGATCGAGACGTTTCTCCACCGAACGCTGCACGTGCCCTTGGACGACCTGCACCCCCAAGCCGAAGCGATCGAGCACGTCATCTCCGATGACGTCGCCGAGCGGCTGGCACGCTTCCTGCGCAATCCTCGCGTTGATCCGCACGGGCATCCCATCGTGACTGCCGGCCAGGGTGCGGGCCGCTCGCGGAGTCAGTCGCTGGCCGACGTCAAACCGGGAACCCGCATCCGAGTCGACAGCATTCCGGATCGAGACGCAAGCGTCGTCCGGCAGTTGTCCGCGCAGGGTGTGTTGCCCGGTCACAAAGCGACCGTCACCGGCCGCGAGAAAGGCTCGATCAGGATCCTTAGCGCACGAGGCGCCAGCCTGATAGCGCCAAGCGTAGCCGCCTCGATCATGATCGCGATCGAAAAGCCGCGAAAGTCCACGCGATGA
- a CDS encoding Nramp family divalent metal transporter, with the protein MSGADLATLDPLSERTRAAAREVLEGRRKGLMALLPFAGPAFIASVAYMDPGNFATNVQGGSAFGYKLLWVVVFANLSAMLFQALSAKLGIVTGKNLPEVCRERFSKPTAISMWLVSEVGAMATDLAEFLGASIGINLLFHIPLLVGVIITGIATYAILLMQSTGFRRIEALITGLVGIIAVCYVVETLLARPDWGQIAYHSVVPWLGSPTALLLAVGIIGATVMPHAVYLHSSLTQDRIVPGNRDEMATVIRFSNIDVLIALGIAGIVNLAMMYMAAAVFHFGGHPGVATIESAYQTLTPLLGSAAAAVFLLSLMASGISSSVVGTMAGQVIMQGFVGFTVPMWVRRLVTMIPTVIVVAIGVNTTQALVLSQVVLSLVLPLPIVVLLLFTNKRSIMGDAITRPLMRTLGIAAAVVIIGLNLVLIWQTLRGT; encoded by the coding sequence ATGAGCGGCGCGGACCTTGCCACGCTCGATCCGCTGAGCGAGCGCACGCGCGCCGCCGCCAGAGAAGTCTTGGAGGGTCGCCGCAAAGGGCTCATGGCCTTGCTGCCGTTTGCAGGACCCGCATTCATCGCTTCGGTCGCATACATGGATCCCGGCAACTTCGCGACCAACGTTCAAGGCGGCTCGGCGTTCGGCTACAAGCTGCTATGGGTGGTGGTGTTCGCGAATCTCTCAGCGATGCTGTTCCAAGCCCTCTCCGCGAAGCTCGGCATCGTGACCGGCAAAAACCTGCCCGAAGTCTGCCGCGAGCGCTTCTCCAAGCCCACGGCGATATCGATGTGGCTCGTGAGCGAGGTCGGGGCGATGGCGACCGATCTTGCCGAATTCCTCGGCGCGAGCATCGGGATCAACCTCTTGTTCCACATCCCGCTGCTCGTCGGCGTCATCATCACCGGCATCGCGACCTACGCCATCCTGCTCATGCAGTCGACGGGTTTTCGCAGGATCGAAGCGCTCATCACAGGGCTCGTCGGGATCATCGCGGTCTGCTACGTCGTGGAGACCTTGCTCGCGCGACCCGACTGGGGCCAGATCGCGTATCACTCGGTCGTGCCGTGGCTGGGAAGTCCCACCGCTTTGCTCCTCGCGGTCGGCATCATCGGCGCGACCGTCATGCCCCACGCCGTCTACTTGCACTCAAGCTTGACGCAGGACCGGATCGTCCCCGGCAATCGAGACGAGATGGCGACGGTCATCAGATTCTCGAACATCGACGTGCTCATCGCGCTCGGGATCGCGGGCATCGTCAATCTTGCGATGATGTATATGGCCGCCGCGGTGTTCCATTTCGGCGGCCACCCCGGCGTTGCGACGATCGAATCAGCCTACCAAACGCTGACGCCGCTGCTCGGATCGGCGGCGGCGGCAGTATTTCTGTTATCGTTGATGGCCTCGGGGATATCCAGTTCGGTCGTCGGCACGATGGCCGGTCAGGTCATCATGCAGGGCTTCGTAGGGTTCACGGTCCCGATGTGGGTTCGCCGGCTGGTTACGATGATTCCGACTGTCATCGTTGTCGCCATCGGCGTCAACACGACTCAGGCGCTGGTGCTCAGCCAGGTGGTCCTCAGTCTGGTCCTGCCGCTGCCGATCGTCGTTTTGCTGCTCTTCACCAACAAGAGGTCGATCATGGGCGACGCGATCACGAGGCCGCTGATGCGCACGCTCGGCATCGCCGCTGCAGTCGTCATCATCGGCCTCAATCTCGTGTTGATCTGGCAGACGCTCAGAGGTACGTAA